One genomic segment of Corallococcus silvisoli includes these proteins:
- the udk gene encoding uridine kinase has translation MSSPLVVGIAGGTASGKTTVARKVREALADCRVAFIDQDSYYRDLKEMSLVDRREVNFDHPDAFDTELLVSHLRALKQGHAIQKPVYDFVTSGRQQHTHRVDPGDIILIEGILVLHMKEVRDEMDVKIYVDADDDLRILRRLTRDIKDRGRDFDHVVGQYLRHVRPMHMGFVEPSKHHADIIIPHGGNNDIAIGMLVGALRARLASQHQTPR, from the coding sequence ATGTCGTCTCCCCTCGTCGTTGGCATCGCGGGCGGCACCGCGTCCGGTAAGACCACGGTGGCCCGCAAGGTGCGTGAGGCCCTCGCCGACTGCCGGGTCGCCTTCATTGATCAGGATTCGTACTACCGGGACCTGAAGGAGATGTCCCTGGTGGACCGGCGGGAGGTGAACTTCGACCATCCCGACGCGTTCGATACGGAGCTGCTGGTCAGCCACCTGCGCGCCCTCAAGCAGGGCCACGCCATCCAGAAGCCCGTCTACGATTTCGTCACGTCCGGCCGCCAGCAGCACACGCACCGCGTGGACCCCGGGGACATCATCCTCATCGAGGGCATCCTCGTGCTGCACATGAAGGAGGTCCGCGACGAGATGGACGTGAAGATCTACGTCGACGCGGACGACGACCTGCGCATCCTTCGCCGCCTCACGCGGGACATCAAGGACCGCGGCCGCGACTTCGACCACGTGGTGGGCCAGTACCTGCGCCACGTGCGCCCCATGCACATGGGCTTCGTGGAGCCGTCCAAGCACCACGCGGACATCATCATCCCGCACGGCGGCAACAACGACATCGCCATCGGGATGCTCGTGGGCGCGCTCCGGGCGCGGCTCGCCTCCCAGCACCAGACGCCGCGCTAG
- a CDS encoding homoserine O-acetyltransferase family protein — MPQAEGIHLFTVPLPLEEGDLLGSPQIAWQAYGKPSDGKAVVVLHDLSHSHQALSTEVNGPYQPSGWGRELIGPGKALDPDVTPVLVPNLLGSPFGSTSPVTPEPNSGRVWGASLPPITVLDMARGVSALLRARELTRVRALVGVGLGGLVALRLAALFPELADGVIVLGAARALPEGLREKLGLTSQVLRMAPDNEDTPPLRERVPNRTLARLRLDYLKLLYGRDHLSTAYPDSATAQAALEAEAASFADTFDPAAWSVLCSAYAACDLTDAFPKIKARVLLLAGATDALAPAGRVRDTYHLLTAAGVQARFVELQGPGDHGTLLADAHRLKGPVQDFLRWLRG; from the coding sequence GTGCCCCAGGCCGAGGGAATCCACCTGTTCACCGTCCCCCTTCCCCTGGAGGAAGGGGATCTGCTGGGAAGCCCCCAGATCGCCTGGCAGGCCTATGGGAAACCGTCTGATGGCAAAGCGGTGGTGGTGCTGCACGACCTGTCGCATTCCCATCAAGCGCTGAGCACGGAAGTGAACGGGCCCTACCAACCTTCGGGCTGGGGCCGTGAGCTCATCGGGCCGGGCAAGGCGCTGGATCCGGACGTGACGCCCGTCCTGGTGCCCAATCTGCTGGGCAGCCCCTTCGGCTCCACGTCGCCGGTGACGCCGGAGCCGAACAGCGGGAGGGTCTGGGGCGCGTCGCTGCCTCCCATCACCGTGCTGGACATGGCGCGAGGCGTGTCCGCGCTGCTCCGGGCGCGGGAGCTCACGCGCGTGCGGGCGCTGGTGGGCGTGGGCCTGGGCGGGCTCGTGGCGCTGCGGCTCGCGGCGCTGTTCCCGGAGCTGGCGGACGGCGTGATCGTGCTGGGCGCGGCGCGAGCGCTGCCGGAGGGCCTGCGCGAGAAGCTGGGCCTCACGTCCCAGGTGCTGCGCATGGCCCCCGACAACGAGGACACCCCGCCGCTGCGTGAGCGCGTCCCCAACCGGACGCTGGCGCGGCTGCGGCTGGACTACCTCAAGCTGCTCTACGGACGCGACCACCTGAGCACGGCGTATCCGGACAGCGCGACCGCGCAGGCGGCGCTGGAGGCGGAGGCCGCGTCATTCGCGGACACGTTCGATCCGGCGGCGTGGTCGGTGCTGTGCTCGGCCTACGCGGCCTGCGACCTGACGGACGCGTTCCCGAAGATCAAGGCGCGGGTGCTGCTGCTCGCGGGCGCGACGGACGCGCTGGCGCCAGCGGGGCGCGTGCGCGACACGTACCACCTGCTGACGGCGGCCGGGGTGCAGGCGCGGTTCGTGGAGCTGCAGGGGCCGGGAGATCACGGCACCTTGCTGGCGGACGCCCACCGGCTCAAGGGGCCGGTGCAGGACTTCCTGCGCTGGCTGCGAGGCTAG
- a CDS encoding outer membrane protein assembly factor BamB family protein, producing the protein MTRLRIGHHWKREPSASPLDSIALELDGVNLLSGAVEEPLTEVIPALVEAVAALHAGRRRLAQVSLTEAHLELVLRRIGPDIELSVASLARPAHLLRPPIRVDAEELTRATRQSGQRFLQDVTKLAPKALSAAAARKLGEELKGLGKATPQREDAPAPPTPLRIEPVSVPGFGFELKDISPASREAPSKGPPGALAPLLGAGEVWLALPGRPQAWRAQGPPFLTVLELSRQAVELARAVELGEARFEFEPAGVRPVLTLDLPGRRAKLGPTGAYFELEPAALLSALFQLGEALGLAFAEAHRVQVSNPYLVELAERCREGLSHLRGAHKPPEAEGEARERRSPPARGESRPLKVSGKLRRLRFEKLWEQRGLEEPEEARLLLGRHGPVYCAPGLAGAFSRKDGAVLWRRSASLGVAASADGYAVAADDARVYGFTGRGPGARWLHDHDGIPLGPLLLRKDGLLLTLSEDRTAVAFSETTGREQWRLAPPRTQRGWLATQGHRALLSTDSGYLYGLDLEDGQVRYRLRSPLPFHGPPVAWGRRFLALLGRGSHQALLLADAHTGEAQWTYEPGLTQPSKPLPVGTRALLAGMRDDDGFLLCLDSRGRKVWERALHLGPGPYALAPLPRAVVVTSASGAATRVALSGQVDWRVGAAGEPLITALPARTARDVTLVAGEVVRAVDPRGGQVLAEVRAGAGLVALQADVRLNLYFLDDAGTLSAYRLGSHFAVVK; encoded by the coding sequence ATGACCCGGCTACGCATCGGACACCACTGGAAGCGCGAACCGTCAGCCTCCCCGCTCGATTCCATCGCGCTGGAACTGGACGGCGTGAACCTGTTGTCCGGGGCGGTGGAGGAGCCCTTGACGGAGGTCATTCCCGCTCTGGTGGAGGCGGTGGCGGCCCTGCACGCGGGGCGGCGGCGGTTGGCGCAGGTTTCGCTCACCGAAGCGCACCTGGAGCTCGTGCTGCGGCGCATCGGACCGGACATCGAACTTTCGGTGGCGAGCCTGGCCCGGCCGGCCCACCTCCTGCGCCCGCCCATCCGGGTGGACGCCGAGGAACTCACCCGGGCGACCCGCCAGAGCGGCCAACGCTTCCTCCAGGACGTGACCAAGCTCGCCCCCAAGGCCCTGTCGGCCGCGGCCGCCCGGAAGCTGGGCGAGGAGCTCAAGGGCCTGGGAAAGGCCACCCCGCAGAGGGAGGACGCGCCGGCGCCCCCCACCCCGCTCCGGATCGAGCCCGTGTCGGTGCCGGGGTTCGGCTTCGAGCTGAAGGACATCTCCCCCGCCTCGCGCGAGGCCCCCTCGAAGGGCCCCCCTGGGGCGCTGGCGCCGCTGCTGGGCGCGGGTGAGGTGTGGCTCGCGCTGCCCGGGCGGCCACAGGCATGGCGCGCGCAGGGGCCGCCCTTCCTCACGGTGCTGGAGCTGTCCCGGCAGGCGGTGGAGCTGGCGCGGGCCGTGGAGCTGGGTGAGGCCCGCTTCGAGTTCGAGCCCGCGGGCGTGCGCCCCGTCCTGACGCTGGACCTCCCAGGCCGGCGGGCGAAGCTCGGGCCCACGGGGGCGTACTTCGAGCTGGAGCCGGCGGCGCTCCTCTCCGCGCTCTTCCAGTTGGGGGAGGCGCTGGGGCTGGCCTTCGCGGAGGCCCACCGGGTCCAGGTCTCCAACCCGTACCTCGTGGAGCTGGCGGAGCGCTGCCGTGAGGGGCTGTCGCACCTGCGAGGCGCCCACAAGCCTCCGGAGGCGGAGGGCGAGGCTCGCGAGCGCAGGAGCCCCCCGGCGCGCGGCGAGTCCCGCCCCCTGAAGGTGTCCGGGAAGCTGCGGCGCCTGCGCTTCGAGAAGCTGTGGGAGCAGCGCGGGCTGGAGGAGCCGGAGGAGGCGCGGCTGCTGCTGGGCCGCCACGGGCCGGTGTACTGCGCGCCGGGGCTCGCGGGCGCGTTCTCACGCAAGGACGGCGCGGTGTTGTGGCGGCGCTCCGCGTCGCTGGGCGTGGCGGCATCCGCGGACGGCTACGCGGTGGCGGCGGACGACGCGCGCGTGTACGGCTTCACCGGCCGGGGCCCGGGCGCGCGCTGGCTGCACGACCACGACGGCATCCCCCTGGGGCCGCTGCTGCTTCGCAAGGACGGGCTGCTCCTGACGCTGTCGGAGGACCGCACGGCGGTGGCCTTCTCGGAGACCACGGGCCGCGAGCAATGGCGTCTGGCCCCGCCCCGGACGCAGCGCGGGTGGCTGGCCACGCAGGGGCACCGGGCGCTCCTGTCCACGGACTCGGGCTATCTCTACGGCCTGGACCTGGAGGATGGACAGGTGCGCTACCGGCTGCGCTCGCCCCTGCCCTTCCACGGGCCTCCGGTGGCGTGGGGCCGGCGCTTCCTGGCGCTCCTGGGGCGCGGCTCGCATCAGGCGTTGCTGCTCGCGGACGCGCATACCGGCGAAGCGCAGTGGACGTACGAGCCGGGCCTCACCCAGCCCTCCAAGCCGCTGCCGGTGGGCACGCGGGCGCTCCTGGCCGGGATGCGGGACGACGACGGGTTCCTGCTGTGCCTGGACTCACGCGGGCGCAAGGTCTGGGAGCGCGCCCTGCACCTGGGGCCCGGGCCCTACGCCCTGGCACCCCTGCCGCGCGCCGTGGTGGTGACGAGCGCGTCCGGAGCCGCCACCCGGGTGGCGCTGTCCGGGCAGGTCGACTGGCGCGTGGGGGCCGCGGGCGAACCGTTGATCACCGCGCTGCCGGCGCGCACCGCGCGCGACGTGACGCTGGTGGCGGGAGAAGTGGTGCGCGCGGTGGACCCCCGCGGCGGTCAGGTGCTCGCGGAGGTCCGCGCGGGGGCGGGGCTGGTCGCGCTCCAGGCCGACGTGCGCCTCAACCTGTACTTCCTGGACGACGCCGGCACGCTGTCCGCGTACCGGCTGGGCTCGCACTTCGCCGTCGTGAAGTAG